A single region of the Oreochromis niloticus isolate F11D_XX linkage group LG19, O_niloticus_UMD_NMBU, whole genome shotgun sequence genome encodes:
- the wars1 gene encoding tryptophan--tRNA ligase, cytoplasmic, translating into MTDCQGDGEGTMSPMELFEKLNAQGEKVRSLKSAKAEKAEIDAAVQLLLKLKVDYKQMTGQDYKAGCPPSENLIVSNNGPAADDCDGEDLVDPWNVSASSTKGVDYDKLIVRFGSSKIDKELLERIEKVSGQRAHHFLRRGIFFSHRDMHQILDAYEKHKSFYLYTGRGPSSEAMHVGHLIPFIFTKWLQDVFDIPLVIQMTDDEKYLWKDLTLEECHRFTVENAKDIIACGFDVNKTFIFSDLDYMGASPQFYRNVVKVQKHVTFNQVKGIFGFTDSDCIGKISFPAIQAAPSFSSSFPQIFGGKKDVPCLIPCAIDQDPYFRMTRDVAPRIGLLKPALLHSTFFPALQGAQTKMSASDPNSSIFLTDTPKQIKNKVNKHAFSGGKDTVEEHRKYGGNTEVDVSFLYLTFFLEDDEKLEKIKEDYTSGALLTGELKKILIETLQPMIAQHQERRKQVTDEMVQQFMTPRPLNFKF; encoded by the exons ATGACAGACTGTCAAGGCGATGGCGAAGGAACCATGAGTCCCATGGAGCTTTTCGAGAAACTGAATGCTCAAGGAGAAAAAGTCAGATCCTTGAAATCGGCTAAAGCAGAGAAA GCTGAAATCGATGCTGCTGTCCAGCTGCTGCTAAAGTTGAAAGTAGACTATAAACAGATGACGGGCCAAGATTATAAAGCAGGATGTCCACCATCAGAAAACCTGATTGTGTCAAACAATGGGCCTGCAGCAGATGACTGTGATGGAGAAGACTTAGTTGACCCGTGGAATGTTTCTGCCTCCAGCACCAAAGGAGTAGATTATGATAAACTCATAG TGAGGTTTGGCAGCAGTAAAATTGATAAGGAGCTGTTGGAAAGAATAGAAAAAGTCTCGGGACAGAGAGCCCATCACTTCCTAAGAAGAGGAAtcttcttctcacacag AGATATGCATCAGATCTTAGATGCGTATGAAAAGCACAAGTCCTTCTACCTTTACACCGGCAGAGGTCCGTCCTCAGAGGCCATGCACGTTGGTCACCTCATCCCTTTCATCTTTACCAA ATGGCTTCAGGATGTGTTTGACATCCCCCTCGTGATCCAGATGACCGATGACGAGAAATACCTGTGGAAAGATCTCACACTTGAGGAATGCCATCGCTTCACTGTGGAAAATGCCAAGGACATCATCGCCTGTGGCTTTGATGTCAACAAGACCTTCATCTTCTCAGACCTTGACTACATGGG TGCATCGCCTCAGTTCTACAGAAATGTGGTAAAGGTCCAGAAGCATGTGACATTTAACCAGGTTAAAGGCATCTTTGGCTTCACAGACAGCGACTGCATTG GAAAGATCAGTTTTCCAGCCATCCAGGCAGCTCCGTCCTTCAGTAGCTCGTTCCCGCAGATATTCGGCGGCAAAAAAGATGTACCGTGTCTCATTCCCTGTGCCATAGACCAG GACCCCTACTTCAGGATGACCCGTGATGTCGCTCCAAGGATCGGCCTCCTCAAACCAGCCCTGCTGCACTCCACTTTCTTCCCTGCCCTGCAGGGGGCGCAGACTAAGATGAGCGCCAGCGACCCCAACTCATCTATCTTCCTCACTGACACACCCAAGCAGATCAAAAACAAG GTTAACAAACATGCATTTTCGGGAGGAAAAGACACAGTGGAAGAGCACAGAAAGTATGGTGGCAACACAGAGGTGGATGTCTCTTTCTTGTACCTGACCTTCTTCCTGGAGGATGATGAAAAGCTGGAGAAGATAAAAGAG GACTACACAAGTGGGGCTCTATTAACAGGAGAACTGAAGAAGATTTTGATTGAGACTCTGCAGCCAATGATTGCCCAGCATCAAGAGAGGCGAAAACAAGTCACAGATGAGATGGTGCAGCAGTTCATGACACCTAGGCCTTTAAATTTTAAGTTCTAG